Proteins encoded within one genomic window of Nomia melanderi isolate GNS246 chromosome 8, iyNomMela1, whole genome shotgun sequence:
- the Gga gene encoding ADP-ribosylation factor-binding protein Gga, translating into MDVVTTSLEALIQRVTNPQNQKPDIAAIEAFCVMLTKEPEGIQIGTKLLALHIQSSNESEALQALVLLDMCMQRCGSSFHAEIGKFRFLNEMIRLVSPKYLGGKTPIVVRHKVLQLLHTWTKEYPREVKIKEAYEMLRKQGVIEDDVLCTINASEDASKTSKAKHTIFDDEEKSKLLQKLLQSKHPDDLLAANRLIKSMVREDERRVQLNSRRIMELESIHNNVKLLSEMLDSYNWKETSKEDLELMKELKQACERLKPIVLRLANETQDNEEMLGDVLAASDELEQVFEKYSAVIDRGECLNPKTDSNVNSYLLDLSSPIENKPVENSEMNKVYDATGINHQSDMEVLGDIFSSLGRSENPEIPSVSTTNLLMSNSMIMQPISMHPTNKKGETVDTPEKKMDSKSRALEELNELGESLLKQSLSDSVSNIRSSSTSKEISNIKVRAEIPSKHNSTVIPSNDPSNFSDSLDISNATNGESINTCTNHIVDTNDAISTQVCESPSVIRDAILIAPTTEDILCAEPEIKPLTDINVSLHDIKPGTNPPITVLEEKNGITVVLHFARDNPRQDVYVVVITTMSKNLKPLSNYLFQAVVPKKCKCRLQPPSETVLPAHNPFLPPSAITQIMLIANPSKESVSLKFMLSYTMEDETFTEMGEVEKLPLL; encoded by the exons atggATGTCGTGACAACAAGTTTGGAAGCTTTGATAC AAAGAGTAACGAATCCACAAAATCAAAAACCCGATATTGCGGCTATCGAAGCTTTTTGTGTAATGTTGACTAAAGAACCAGAAGGTATTCAAATTGGTACAAAGTTATTAGCATTACATATTCAATCGTCTAATGAGTCAGAAGCGCTTCAAGCTCTTGTC CTATTGGATATGTGTATGCAAAGATGCGGGTCATCTTTTCATGCAGAAATTGGTAAATTTCGTTTCTTAAATGAAATGATACGACTAGTTTCGCCGAAATATTTAGGTGGAAAGACACCGATCGTGGTACGCCACAAAGTATTACAATTACTACATACATGGACGAAGGAATATCCACGTGAAGTGAAAATCAAAGAAGCTTATGAAATGTTGAGAAAGCAAGGAGTTATAGag GATGATGTGTTGTGCACAATTAATGCTTCAGAGGATGCATCAAAAACATCAAAAGCTAAGCATACAATATTTGATGATGAGGAGAAATCCaaattattgcaaaaattaCTTCAAAGTAAACATCCTGACGACTTATTAGCGGCAAATAGACTTATTAAATCTATGGTGAGAGAG GATGAAAGAAGGGTACAGTTGAATTCGCGTAGGATAATGGAATTAGAGTCTATACATAATAATGTAAAGTTATTGTCTGAAATGTTAGATTCTTATAATTGGAAAGAAACCAGTAAAGAAGACCTTGAGTTGATGAAGGAATTGAAACAAGCCTGTGAAAGATTGAAACCAATTGTACTTAGATTAGCAAATGAAACTCAAGATAATGAAGAAATGCTTG GCGATGTGCTCGCTGCAAGCGACGAATTGGAACAAGTCTTCGAAAAATATTCGGCGGTTATAGACCGTGGTGAATGCTTAAATCCTAAAACAGACTCCAATGTCAACTCGTACTTATTAGACCTGTCTTCGCCGATAGAAAATAAGCCTGTCGAAAACAGTGAAATGAATAAGGTTTACGACGCAACTGGAATTAATCATCAATCGGACATGGAAGTTCTAGGGGATATCTTCAGTTCATTAGGAAGATCTGAAAATCCAGAAATCCCTTCCGTCTCCACTACAAATCTATTAATGTCTAATTCGATGATCATGCAACCAATAAGTATGCACCCGACAAATAAAAAAG GTGAAACAGTCGACACACCTGAAAAGAAAATGGACAGTAAATCAAGAGCATTGGAGGAACTGAACGAATTAGGGGAGTCGTTGCTTAAACAAAGTTTATCGGACTCGGTATCAAATATTCGATCCTCCTCGACAAG TAAGGAGATAAGCAATATCAAAGTACGTGCAGAAATTCCATCGAAACATAATTCAACGGTTATTCCAAGTAACGATCCTTCTAATTTTTCTGATTCATTGGACATTTCAAACGCAACGAACGGTGAATCAATTAATACTTGCACAAATCATATCGTTGATACAAATGATGCGATCTCAACACAAGTGTGTGAAAGTCCATCGGTTATACGAGACGCTATTTTGATTGCACCAACGACAGAAGACATTCTGTGTGCAGAACCAGAAATCAAACCGTTGACGGACATAAACGTTAGTCTTCACGACATTAAACCAG GCACCAACCCACCCATAACCGTGCTCGAAGAAAAAAATGGTATAACTGTCGTGCTTCATTTTGCCCGAGATAATCCTAGGCAAGACGTGTATGTCGTAGTAATTACAACGATGAGCAAAAATTTGAAGCCACTTagtaattatttgtttcaagCAGTGGTACCAAAG aaATGTAAATGTAGACTTCAACCACCTTCTGAAACTGTATTACCAGCTCATAATCCATTTCTTCCTCCATCGGCAATCACTCAAATTATGCTGATTGCAAATCCCAGTAag GAATCAGtgtcattaaaatttatgttaaGTTACACAATGGAAGACGAAACTTTTACAGAAATGGGAGAAGTGGAAAAGTTGCCTTTactttga
- the LOC116423862 gene encoding uncharacterized protein LOC116423862 translates to MKRNMSLTMKLSPRSQRLKTSPKRNDSLAEPNLSNVNINKRHSLSTYKVSKSPRIISQSKSKKIQKISDIKQYNTRKFPKSPKIMLRLPKSKSPSKKLSLSELKVFNTSKTVSPMKKRRSTFSRKSNIDKTNFKASATYNTDIVTFISKNSVKDTLLLKKPIVLLQRLPNNIMSKSSSTSFLEMHVTDLHSSTKRSALNSKNNNDKINVKSSSKFLGTVTKPLMFSTPINKQRVANGTRKSRRISNNMIIQDTENQISLVIENEQTVGEKKNETYELIEPKTPNLRNMLHERRNMKTDKTNSNKRATKKNLEVNFKSPVLDISCSEVPPSRIQSNKKKLAKESNNVSTRVNINKNAVIVSTALLKTPDSVSKRTVPSIKKSGSKNSSTKKVPNFAKIHKKLFAKSESIINVKKRLEERHMALTKPTINNLPRSNTDTKNNSLSRNSNKDDYNRFGYRIRKDNATNYILRKYNADLIRNKQQKNREILKGVRTNRRFELQMKSRNVKF, encoded by the exons atgaaaaggaatatGAGTTTGACTATGAAATTATCACCAAGATCACAGAGACTTAAGACGTCGCCTAAACGTAATGATTCATTGGCAGAACCAAATTTATCCAAtgtcaatataaataaaaggcaTAGCTTGTCAACGTATAAAGTATCAAAGAGCCCCAGAATTATTTCACAATCAAAGAGCAAAAAAATACAGAAGATTTCAGATATTAAACAGTACAATACTAGAAAGTTCCCAAAATCTCCAAAGATTATGTTAAGATTACCAAAATCAAAATCTCCATCTAAGAAGTTAAGTTTGTCGGAATTAAAAGTGTTTAACACAAGTAAAACCGTGTCGCcaatgaaaaaaagaagatCTACATTTTCAAGAAAAAGTAATATTGATAAAACAAACTTTAAAGCTTCAGCTACCTATAATACAGATATAGTTACTTTTATCAGCAAGAACTCTGTAAAAGATACGTTACTGTTAAAGAAACCAATAGTATTATTACAAAGACTCCCGAACAATATTATGTCTAAATCATCCTCAACTTCTTTCTTAGAAATGCATGTAACTGATTTACACAGTAGTACTAAGAGATCAGCCTTAAATAGTAAaaacaataatgataaaattaatgttaaatcatCATCTAAGTTCCTAGGAACTGTAACCAAACCTTTAATGTTTTCTACACCCATAAATAAACAGCGAGTAGCTAATGGTACTCGAAAATCAAGAAGGATATCGAACAATATGATTATACAAGATACTGAAAATCAAATCAGTTTGGTAATAGAAAATGAGCAGACTGtgggagaaaagaaaaatgaaacatatGAACTTATTGAGCCTAAAACACCAAATTTACGAAATATGTTACATGAGAGACGAAATatgaaaactgataaaacaaattcaaacaAAAGAGCAACAAAAAAAAATCTTGAAGTAAATTTCAAGAGTCCTGTCTTGGATATTAGTTGTTCAGAAGTTCCTCCGTCACGAATACAATCCAATAAAAAGAAACTCGCAAAGGAGTCTAACAATGTATCAACCAgagtaaatattaacaaaaatgctGTGATAGTATCAACAGCACTTCTCAAAACACCCGATTCTGTAAGCAAGAGAACTGTTCCTTCCATTAAAAAATCAg GCTCAAAGAATTCTTCAACGAAAAAGGTTCCAAATTTTgctaaaattcataaaaaactTTTTGCAAAATCAGAatctattataaatgtaaagaaACGGTTGGAAGAAAGACATATGGCATTAA CCAAAccaacaataaacaatttaccAAGGTCCAATACGGAcacaaaaaataattcattatctcGTAATTCAAACAAGGACGATTACAACCGATTTGGATATAGAATAAGGAAAGATAATGCTACAAATTACATTTTGAGAAAATATAATGCAGACTTAATAAG aaacaaACAACAAAAGAACAGAGAAATTCTAAAAGGTGTGAGAACGAATCGGCGTTTTGAACTGCAAATGAAATCCAGAAATGTAAAGTTTTAA
- the Past1 gene encoding putative achaete scute target 1, which translates to MFSWLSREENDKQNVFENVTEGLKKVYKTKLLPLEQHYQFHDFHSPQLDDPDFDAKPMILLVGQYSTGKTTFIKYLLERDFPGIRIGPEPTTDRFITVMYSEKEGVIPGNALVVDPKKQFRPLSKFGNAFLNRFQCSTVSSPVLKGISIVDTPGILSGEKQRVDRGYDFTGVLEWFAERVDRIILLFDAHKLDISDEFRRSIEALRGHDDKIRIVLNKADMIDHQQLMRVYGALMWSLGKVLQTPEVARVYIGSFWDQPLRYDVNKRLFEDEEQDLFRDIQSLPRNAALRKLNDLIKRARLATVHAYIISALKKDMPNMFRKDTKKIGLIKNLGQIYDQIQKEQQISPGDFPDLKKMQECLVHHDFTKFNSLKPKLLEVVDRMFAEDIAKLMDMIPNEEIISTSDSLVKGGAFEGVEDQVSPFGYKRGEGIDAGAGEPEWIVNKERYKYDSIFNTLDPCDGKITGAAAKSEMVKSKLPNSVLGKIWKLSDIDNDGFLDSEEFALAMHLINVKLGGYDLPAELPDHLVPPSKRDL; encoded by the exons ATGTTCAGTTGGTTAAGCCGGGAAGAGAACGACAAGCAAAATGTCTTCGAAAATGTCACCGAGGGACTCAAGAAGGTCTACAAAACAAAGCTGCTGCCACTGGAACAGCATTATCAGTTCCACGATTTTCACTCTCCGCAACTCGACGATCCAGATTTCGACGCTAAACCAATGATCCTGCTGGTGGGTCAATACTCCACAGGAAAAACTACCTTCATCAAGTATTTACTCGAACGAGACTTTCCTGGGATAAGGATTGGTCCTGAACCAACAACGGATCGCTTCATTACAGTCATGTACAGTGAAAAGGAAGGTGTAATCCCTGGAAATGCTTTAGTTGTCGATCCTAAAAAACAGTTCCGTCCACTTTCCAAATTTGGTAATGCTTTTCTAAATAGATTTCAATGTTCTACGGTGTCGTCTCCAGTATTGAAAGGTATATCCATAGTTGACACACCTGGCATTTTGTCTGGAGAAAAGCAAAGA GTCGATAGAGGTTACGATTTTACTGGAGTTTTGGAATGGTTTGCTGAACGAGTGGACAGAATCATTTTGTTGTTTGATGCGCATAAACTTGATATTTCTGACGAATTTAGACGATCCATTGAAGCACTACGTGGTCACGATGATAAAATTAGAATAGTCTTAAATAAAGCAGATATGATTGATCATCAGCAGCTAATGAGAGTATATGGAGCACTGATGTGGTCTCTTGGTAAAGTACTACAAACTCCTGAAGTAGCCAGAGTGTATATCGGGTCATTCTGGGACCAGCCCCTAAGATACGATGTAAATAAGAG ATTATTCGAAGACGAGGAACAGGATCTGTTCAGGGATATACAGTCGTTGCCTAGAAACGCAGCGCTTCGAAAACTCAATGATTTGATTAAACGCGCACGATTAGCCACG GTGCATGCTTACATAATCAGCGCCCTGAAGAAGGACATGCCAAACATGTTTCGCAAAGATACAAAGAAAATAGGGCTTATCAAAAATTTGGGTCAAATCTATGACCAAATACAAAAGGAGCAACAAATTTCGCCCGGCGACTTTCCAGACTTGAAGAAAATGCAGGAATGTTTGGTACATCATGATTTTACCAAATTCAATTCCTTAAAGCCTAAATTATTGGAAGTAGTTGATAGAATGTTTGCCGAGGATATCGCAAAACTTATGGACATGATACCAAATGAAGAAATCATTTCAACATCAGACTCTTTAGTTAAAG GTGGTGCTTTTGAAGGTGTAGAAGATCAAGTAAGTCCGTTTGGTTATAAACGAGGCGAAGGTATCGATGCTGGTGCGGGTGAACCAGAATGGATCGTTAATAAAGAAAGATACAAATACGATTCCATTTTCAATACGCTTGACCCATGTGACGGCAAAATTACTGGGGCAG CCGCTAAATCGGAAATGGTAAAATCTAAATTACCAAACAGTGTGCTtgggaaaatttggaaattatcCGACATTGATAACGATGGATTCCTGGATTCCGAAGAATTTGCCTTAGCGATGCATTTAATTAACGTAAAACTCGGAGGTTATGATCTACCTGCGGAATTACCGGACCATTTGGTACCGCCGTCGAAACgagatttataa
- the LOC143174817 gene encoding lysosomal acid phosphatase-like isoform X3 produces the protein MAERPGSSDQEWHASNVQHRRMDPQQLWTGNWQKALLAGLYPPTADEVFVQGLNWRPVPVHSTPRNLDKTIVVKAPCLRLEEALKEAYRNESLRPGTPSAEYYRYLSLHTGQNMSTITDIEFLYNTLEIEERSGLTLPDWTKDYYNLEMRQIAARSLAIFTSNTLQRRLRGGPLLKEIVERMRAAESGKDTKRAYLYSVHDITLVNLLRAMGFTSEYFKPDYGAMLIFELNFATGVADNRRAEIKLTYLNDTDKFTAYPMEIPDCGAPCLLDDANSLWKDVLPGNWDDECSS, from the exons ATGGCCGAACGGCCTGGGAGCTCTGACCAAG AATGGCATGCGTCGAATGTACAACATCGGCGAATGGATCCGCAACAATTATGGACCGGTAATTGGCAAAAA GCATTGTTGGCGGGCTTGTATCCCCCAACAGCGGATGAGGTCTTTGTTCAAGGATTAAACTGGAGACCCGTACCTGTTCATTCCACGCCTAGGAACTTAGACAAA ACTATCGTGGTCAAGGCACCCTGTCTCCGCTTGGAGGAAGCTTTGAAAGAGGCGTACAGGAACGAATCTCTGAGACCGGGGACTCCGTCGGCCGAATACTATCGTTACCTTTCGTTGCACACTGGACAAAACATGTCCACGATCACTGACATTGAGTTTCTGTACAACACTCTAGAAATCGAAGAGCGAAGTGGCTTGACGCTACCGGACTGGACGAAGGATTACTATAATCTCGAGATGCGGCAGATAGCGGCGCGTAGCTTGGCCATTTTTACCAGCAACACCTTGCAACGACGGCTTCGCGGAG GGCCGTTGCTGAAGGAAATCGTGGAACGCATGCGAGCAGCTGAATCCGGTAAAGACACCAAGCGTGCCTATCTTTACTCCGTGCATGACATAACTCTTGTTAATTTACTGCGAGCCATGGGATTCACGAGCGAGTACTTTAAACCTGACTACGGCGCAATGCTCATCTTTGAACTGAACTTTGCCACCGGCGTTGCGGACAACAGACGCGCTGAAATCAAG ttaacATACCTAAACGACACGGACAAGTTCACGGCGTATCCCATGGAAATACCAGACTGCGGTGCGCCTTGTCTACTCGACGACGCGAACAGTTTATGGAAAGACGTGCTCCCTGGTAACTGGGACGACGAATGTTCATCGTGA
- the LOC143174817 gene encoding lysosomal acid phosphatase-like isoform X2 — MDRRMGVHVITIVLAVIIGTILLGYVVRSDSDYTSSSVQQIIFVFRHGDRTPTETYPKDPHRDYKWPNGLGALTKNGMRRMYNIGEWIRNNYGPALLAGLYPPTADEVFVQGLNWRPVPVHSTPRNLDKTIVVKAPCLRLEEALKEAYRNESLRPGTPSAEYYRYLSLHTGQNMSTITDIEFLYNTLEIEERSGLTLPDWTKDYYNLEMRQIAARSLAIFTSNTLQRRLRGGPLLKEIVERMRAAESGKDTKRAYLYSVHDITLVNLLRAMGFTSEYFKPDYGAMLIFELNFATGVADNRRAEIKLTYLNDTDKFTAYPMEIPDCGAPCLLDDANSLWKDVLPGNWDDECSS, encoded by the exons ATGGATAGAAGAATGGGCGTCCACGTAATCACTATCGTTCTCGCTGTTATCATTGGTACCATACTGCTTGGATATGTGGTTAGGAGTGACTCAGATTATACGAGTTCGTCTGTGCagcaaataatattt GTATTTCGTCATGGAGATAGGACGCCGACGGAGACGTACCCGAAGGATCCTCATCGCGATTACAAATGGCCGAACGGCCTGGGAGCTCTGACCAAG AATGGCATGCGTCGAATGTACAACATCGGCGAATGGATCCGCAACAATTATGGACCG GCATTGTTGGCGGGCTTGTATCCCCCAACAGCGGATGAGGTCTTTGTTCAAGGATTAAACTGGAGACCCGTACCTGTTCATTCCACGCCTAGGAACTTAGACAAA ACTATCGTGGTCAAGGCACCCTGTCTCCGCTTGGAGGAAGCTTTGAAAGAGGCGTACAGGAACGAATCTCTGAGACCGGGGACTCCGTCGGCCGAATACTATCGTTACCTTTCGTTGCACACTGGACAAAACATGTCCACGATCACTGACATTGAGTTTCTGTACAACACTCTAGAAATCGAAGAGCGAAGTGGCTTGACGCTACCGGACTGGACGAAGGATTACTATAATCTCGAGATGCGGCAGATAGCGGCGCGTAGCTTGGCCATTTTTACCAGCAACACCTTGCAACGACGGCTTCGCGGAG GGCCGTTGCTGAAGGAAATCGTGGAACGCATGCGAGCAGCTGAATCCGGTAAAGACACCAAGCGTGCCTATCTTTACTCCGTGCATGACATAACTCTTGTTAATTTACTGCGAGCCATGGGATTCACGAGCGAGTACTTTAAACCTGACTACGGCGCAATGCTCATCTTTGAACTGAACTTTGCCACCGGCGTTGCGGACAACAGACGCGCTGAAATCAAG ttaacATACCTAAACGACACGGACAAGTTCACGGCGTATCCCATGGAAATACCAGACTGCGGTGCGCCTTGTCTACTCGACGACGCGAACAGTTTATGGAAAGACGTGCTCCCTGGTAACTGGGACGACGAATGTTCATCGTGA
- the LOC143174817 gene encoding lysosomal acid phosphatase-like isoform X1, translating to MDRRMGVHVITIVLAVIIGTILLGYVVRSDSDYTSSSVQQIIFVFRHGDRTPTETYPKDPHRDYKWPNGLGALTKNGMRRMYNIGEWIRNNYGPVIGKKYESRLSVTQSSYADRCLMSAQALLAGLYPPTADEVFVQGLNWRPVPVHSTPRNLDKTIVVKAPCLRLEEALKEAYRNESLRPGTPSAEYYRYLSLHTGQNMSTITDIEFLYNTLEIEERSGLTLPDWTKDYYNLEMRQIAARSLAIFTSNTLQRRLRGGPLLKEIVERMRAAESGKDTKRAYLYSVHDITLVNLLRAMGFTSEYFKPDYGAMLIFELNFATGVADNRRAEIKLTYLNDTDKFTAYPMEIPDCGAPCLLDDANSLWKDVLPGNWDDECSS from the exons ATGGATAGAAGAATGGGCGTCCACGTAATCACTATCGTTCTCGCTGTTATCATTGGTACCATACTGCTTGGATATGTGGTTAGGAGTGACTCAGATTATACGAGTTCGTCTGTGCagcaaataatattt GTATTTCGTCATGGAGATAGGACGCCGACGGAGACGTACCCGAAGGATCCTCATCGCGATTACAAATGGCCGAACGGCCTGGGAGCTCTGACCAAG AATGGCATGCGTCGAATGTACAACATCGGCGAATGGATCCGCAACAATTATGGACCGGTAATTGGCAAAAAGTACGAGAGCAGGCTATCTGTGACTCAAAGCAGCTACGCTGATCGGTGTTTAATGTCCGCGCAGGCATTGTTGGCGGGCTTGTATCCCCCAACAGCGGATGAGGTCTTTGTTCAAGGATTAAACTGGAGACCCGTACCTGTTCATTCCACGCCTAGGAACTTAGACAAA ACTATCGTGGTCAAGGCACCCTGTCTCCGCTTGGAGGAAGCTTTGAAAGAGGCGTACAGGAACGAATCTCTGAGACCGGGGACTCCGTCGGCCGAATACTATCGTTACCTTTCGTTGCACACTGGACAAAACATGTCCACGATCACTGACATTGAGTTTCTGTACAACACTCTAGAAATCGAAGAGCGAAGTGGCTTGACGCTACCGGACTGGACGAAGGATTACTATAATCTCGAGATGCGGCAGATAGCGGCGCGTAGCTTGGCCATTTTTACCAGCAACACCTTGCAACGACGGCTTCGCGGAG GGCCGTTGCTGAAGGAAATCGTGGAACGCATGCGAGCAGCTGAATCCGGTAAAGACACCAAGCGTGCCTATCTTTACTCCGTGCATGACATAACTCTTGTTAATTTACTGCGAGCCATGGGATTCACGAGCGAGTACTTTAAACCTGACTACGGCGCAATGCTCATCTTTGAACTGAACTTTGCCACCGGCGTTGCGGACAACAGACGCGCTGAAATCAAG ttaacATACCTAAACGACACGGACAAGTTCACGGCGTATCCCATGGAAATACCAGACTGCGGTGCGCCTTGTCTACTCGACGACGCGAACAGTTTATGGAAAGACGTGCTCCCTGGTAACTGGGACGACGAATGTTCATCGTGA
- the Dh31 gene encoding diuretic hormone class 2 gives MQGRIASFCVCLLLIGLIASLTPSSDAAPQQSYWSQYDEEDPKALMEIIARLGHSMMRNPEVENNKRGLDLGLSRGFSGSQAAKHLMGLAAANYAGGPGRRRRSEQP, from the exons ATGCAGGGAAGAATCGCGTCGTTCTGCGTATGCCTGTTGCTGATCGGACTTATCGCGTCACTGACACCTTCCAGCGACGCTGCACC GCAACAGAGTTACTGGAGCCAGTACGACGAGGAAGATCCTAAAGCGCTAATGGAGATAATCGCCCGACTCGGGCATTCTATGATGCGCAATCCGGAGGTCGAGAA CAACAAACGAGGCCTGGACCTGGGTCTGAGCCGCGGCTTCAGCGGCTCGCAAGCAGCGAAACACCTGATGGGACTGGCCGCGGCGAATTACGCTGGAGGCCCCGGCAGGCGACGTCGTTCCGAGCAGCCTTAA